Proteins encoded together in one Chloroflexota bacterium window:
- a CDS encoding CSLREA domain-containing protein yields MAQSSLARALLLALVFAGLALVATAPSAFAANIIVNISVDEDTANGDCSLREAITAANTDAAYNGCTAGSGADTISFHIPGAALSTRTIAPLNALGNLPNIITPLTIDGWSQGVFDGTAGYNAAPLIELSGANGPTGVTNAGLAVLGTSANGVLIRGLIVNRFTGSNTNGILIDGGASNVTLHGNYVGLNADGTAAASNDRFGINVTGVATSNVTIGGTSPEHRNVVSGTTAAGFGINIDLTGNNITVQGNYIGTNAAGTAAVPNVFGIAATSFGSNVVVGGTAPGARNIISGNTGTQIGVARNALIQGNWIGTDATGTSLIPSGGWGIELGNAQLNVTIGGTTAAARNVVVGMTSSGIDATFNGSAPSSVTIQGNYVGVMPDGTTPGGNGGDGILIRGNVPLTVGGTAPGAGNLIANNAGDGVSVQNAGTFALIRGNRIFNNGTTANHLGIELQGDGITANDTGDGDTGGNTLLNFPVLTSAGLHAGATRVTGTLNSTVNTSFEIDLYANASCSVSGNGQGETYLGSTSVTTDISGNGAFTILNLPATTLGQFITATTSNTTTGATSEFSACRTVVAPSIGVTPTSGLTTTEAGGTATFNVQLAVVPSSVVTIGVSSSDLTEGGVSTATLTFQPDATGVVAQTVTLTGVDDLIQDGNVAYTAILAAATSADGAYSGVNPTDVSATNQDNEGTPALSIANVQQAEGASGSAAMTFTVSLTPGSLQTITVQYATSDNTATSGISCGVGVDYVPASGALTFSPTETSKQIPVTMCGDLLSEPDETFTVTLSNPTNALLGQATATGTIQDDDVTQTVSVGTPQLTLNADGTGTATIPVNVATSNLTSAAVAASAAGRPSAAAAQTVTVSYTTQDGTAKANVDYLPISGTLTFAPGDSQKTVAVTVLPVGLASPSGIEFRLVLTSTTNGVIAPGQDQATVLLPADTRAVKPSTDDTDKPRRLTEEQRQQRQQTNRSNRDDTHTEGNVLEVGTDANGAYLILANRDGPVTVRLHGDAAKTTVKVGDYVQVEGTKESEALFIADEVSVSR; encoded by the coding sequence GTGGCTCAGAGTTCGCTAGCCCGCGCGTTGCTCCTGGCGCTCGTCTTTGCCGGGCTGGCCCTGGTAGCGACCGCCCCGTCGGCCTTCGCCGCGAACATCATCGTCAACATCTCGGTTGATGAAGACACAGCGAACGGTGACTGTTCCCTGCGCGAGGCGATCACCGCCGCCAACACCGACGCCGCCTACAACGGCTGCACGGCGGGATCTGGCGCAGATACCATCAGCTTCCATATCCCTGGCGCGGCCCTGTCCACCCGGACCATCGCGCCACTCAATGCGCTCGGCAACCTGCCAAACATCATCACGCCGCTCACCATTGACGGCTGGTCTCAGGGCGTCTTCGATGGTACCGCTGGCTACAACGCCGCGCCGCTCATCGAGCTGAGCGGCGCGAACGGGCCAACTGGTGTCACAAACGCCGGCCTGGCTGTCCTGGGAACCTCGGCCAATGGCGTGCTGATTCGCGGCCTCATCGTGAATAGATTCACAGGTTCCAACACGAACGGCATCCTCATCGACGGCGGCGCGAGCAACGTGACGCTGCACGGCAACTACGTGGGTCTGAACGCCGACGGGACAGCCGCCGCGAGCAACGATCGGTTCGGCATCAACGTGACGGGCGTCGCGACGTCCAATGTGACGATCGGGGGAACCAGTCCGGAGCACCGCAATGTCGTGAGCGGAACGACCGCGGCTGGCTTCGGTATCAACATTGACCTGACCGGCAACAACATAACCGTTCAGGGAAACTACATCGGCACGAACGCCGCCGGTACAGCAGCCGTACCCAACGTCTTTGGCATCGCCGCCACCAGCTTCGGGTCAAATGTGGTGGTGGGCGGAACGGCCCCGGGTGCGCGAAACATTATCTCGGGAAACACGGGAACGCAGATCGGCGTGGCAAGGAACGCGCTGATTCAAGGGAACTGGATCGGCACGGACGCAACTGGGACCAGTCTGATTCCCTCTGGTGGATGGGGCATCGAACTCGGGAACGCCCAATTAAACGTCACCATTGGGGGAACGACCGCCGCTGCGCGAAATGTCGTCGTCGGCATGACGTCTTCGGGCATTGATGCGACCTTCAACGGCAGCGCGCCGTCCTCCGTGACGATTCAAGGGAACTATGTTGGCGTGATGCCCGATGGCACGACCCCCGGCGGGAATGGCGGGGACGGCATCCTGATCCGAGGCAACGTCCCCCTTACCGTTGGTGGAACGGCGCCCGGGGCCGGCAACCTGATCGCCAACAATGCTGGGGACGGCGTCTCGGTTCAAAATGCCGGCACGTTCGCGCTCATTCGCGGCAACCGCATCTTCAACAACGGCACGACGGCCAATCATCTCGGTATTGAGCTGCAAGGCGACGGCATCACCGCCAACGACACGGGTGACGGGGACACCGGCGGTAACACCCTCCTCAACTTCCCTGTGTTGACGAGCGCCGGCCTGCACGCTGGCGCCACCCGCGTCACCGGCACCCTGAACAGCACCGTTAACACCAGCTTTGAGATCGACCTGTACGCCAACGCCAGTTGCAGCGTGAGCGGGAACGGTCAGGGCGAGACGTATCTCGGGTCCACCAGCGTAACAACGGACATCAGCGGCAACGGCGCCTTCACCATCCTGAACCTGCCAGCGACCACCCTGGGCCAGTTCATCACCGCCACGACCTCGAACACGACGACCGGCGCGACCTCCGAGTTCTCGGCCTGCCGGACCGTCGTTGCACCGTCCATCGGGGTGACGCCAACCTCAGGGCTGACCACGACTGAAGCTGGCGGGACGGCCACCTTCAATGTCCAGCTAGCAGTGGTGCCGTCCTCCGTGGTGACCATCGGCGTGTCCAGTAGCGATCTGACGGAGGGCGGCGTCAGCACCGCCACCCTCACCTTCCAGCCCGATGCCACCGGTGTGGTGGCGCAGACGGTGACCCTCACCGGCGTGGACGATCTGATCCAGGACGGCAACGTCGCGTACACCGCCATCCTGGCCGCTGCCACGAGCGCGGACGGTGCCTACAGCGGGGTCAACCCCACGGACGTCTCGGCCACCAACCAGGACAACGAAGGAACGCCCGCGCTCTCCATCGCCAACGTGCAGCAGGCCGAGGGTGCGAGCGGGTCTGCCGCGATGACGTTCACCGTGTCGCTGACTCCGGGGTCGCTCCAGACCATCACGGTCCAGTACGCCACCTCAGACAACACCGCCACCAGCGGCATCAGCTGCGGCGTTGGGGTGGATTACGTGCCCGCCAGCGGCGCACTCACCTTCTCCCCAACCGAGACGAGCAAGCAGATTCCGGTCACGATGTGCGGAGATCTCCTGTCTGAGCCCGATGAAACGTTCACCGTGACCCTCTCCAACCCCACGAATGCGCTGTTGGGGCAGGCCACCGCGACGGGCACCATCCAGGACGATGACGTGACCCAGACCGTGTCCGTGGGAACCCCACAGCTGACCCTGAACGCTGATGGCACCGGCACCGCCACGATCCCGGTCAACGTCGCGACCTCGAACCTGACAAGCGCAGCGGTGGCGGCCAGCGCGGCCGGCAGACCGAGCGCGGCTGCCGCCCAGACTGTCACGGTCTCCTACACCACGCAGGACGGCACCGCGAAGGCGAACGTGGACTACCTCCCCATCAGCGGCACCCTCACGTTTGCCCCTGGCGATTCGCAGAAGACGGTAGCCGTGACGGTGCTGCCAGTGGGGCTGGCAAGTCCCAGCGGCATCGAGTTCCGGCTGGTGCTGACCTCCACCACGAACGGCGTGATCGCGCCGGGCCAGGATCAGGCGACCGTGCTCCTCCCAGCTGATACCCGGGCGGTGAAGCCGTCCACGGACGACACCGACAAGCCGCGCCGGCTCACCGAGGAGCAGCGGCAGCAACGGCAGCAGACCAACCGCTCCAACCGGGACGATACCCACACGGAAGGCAACGTGTTGGAAGTCGGGACGGACGCCAATGGGGCGTACCTGATTCTGGCGAATCGGGACGGTCCGGTGACCGTGCGCCTGCACGGGGACGCTGCAAAGACCACCGTCAAGGTGGGTGACTACGTGCAGGTGGAAGGTACCAAGGAGAGCGAGGCACTGTTCATCGCGGACGAGGTGAGCGTGAGTCGGTAG
- a CDS encoding CDP-alcohol phosphatidyltransferase family protein yields MPALVPALLHRHDPSPMARLGYAVARRIEPRLSDRATPNQVTVVGFGGMVIAGLAFYLAGYHPAWFIVAELGVITHWLADHLDGHLARTRGLTSDRGLFLDMYLDMVSIVCLMYGIASASYSYFPIFMTYLIVALMRGLVLAHWVHFRQREMLPLFGLADAPLLAGMCAGLTWYFPGPVVTVGALGLGWFDVAAIPLAGLLLCDVVVQFFGLVQALDPPLQGR; encoded by the coding sequence GTGCCAGCATTGGTCCCGGCCCTGCTCCACCGTCACGACCCAAGCCCGATGGCTCGGCTTGGCTACGCCGTTGCCCGGAGGATCGAGCCACGGCTCTCTGACCGAGCCACGCCGAATCAGGTGACGGTGGTCGGATTCGGCGGCATGGTCATCGCTGGGCTGGCGTTCTACCTGGCTGGCTACCACCCGGCCTGGTTCATCGTCGCAGAGCTCGGTGTGATCACGCACTGGCTGGCAGATCACCTTGACGGACACCTGGCTCGCACGCGAGGCCTCACGTCGGATCGCGGCCTGTTCCTCGATATGTATCTTGACATGGTCAGCATCGTTTGTCTCATGTATGGGATCGCCAGCGCGTCATACTCGTACTTTCCGATCTTCATGACCTACTTGATTGTGGCGCTGATGCGCGGCCTGGTGTTGGCCCACTGGGTTCATTTCAGGCAGCGCGAGATGCTCCCATTGTTCGGGCTGGCTGATGCCCCACTGCTGGCCGGCATGTGTGCAGGACTGACGTGGTACTTTCCGGGGCCGGTGGTCACGGTTGGCGCGCTCGGGTTGGGCTGGTTCGACGTCGCAGCGATACCGTTGGCGGGCCTGCTCCTGTGCGATGTCGTCGTCCAGTTCTTCGGCCTGGTCCAGGCACTCGACCCACCACTGCAGGGGCGGTAG
- a CDS encoding thioester reductase domain-containing protein, which yields MTRTPQAPGTPSTSDAPTRLASSPASTQCESLVDLLRLRACESPDNLGYSFLGSDEAPRRQLTYRELDRQARAIGAHLSGMAAPGERVLLLLPHEPEYIAAFFGCLYADLIAVPAFPPSARRVDKRITAIIEDADASVVLVTERTFALLADNHVRYPGLGGRRWIAIERLLDDVDWAPSPTRRSSVAYLQYTSGSTSVPRGVMISHANVLHNLETIRQGIDGRPQTHAVSWAPLFHDLGLVGGMLMPLYHGVPVTTMSPMHFLEDPVRWLRVISAVQASASPGPNFAYDLCVQRTTPDERARLDLRSWNFASVAAEPIRPATLERFAEAFSVAGFRPEAFWPAYGLAESTLAVTAGVLPGQKLARPFDRTALERSAGIPATLGDVDAVRMLATSGRWGRDTEVVIVDPERGVRLPPGRIGEIWCMSESVGQGYWNRPADSASLFQARLADSGDGPFLRTGDLGFVHDGELFITGRLKDLIIIRGRNHHPHDFEHSAESSHPELRRTHVAAFGLEQDGAEQVVIIAEVRRRSWPEPEALAQISEAIRAALAADHQVEPTTIALVGPGSLPKTSSGKLQRSLIRETWRAGGFSPLYLWQRPGSHAAVTSPALATAAQGLVIGADGRTDDLLMALLDCVGRIVGSTVRRFSGDDRLFDLGLDSLGLIHLKLEIERKLGRWLQFAQLEDNPTLRDLAARLSVPLDATAQTVDLRAEAVLDAEIRPAAGQALTTAALREILLTGATGFLGAYLLRELLDQTTAEVFCLVRAPDETSARQRLQHAMTRHGLWDERDAARIRPLPGDLGRPLLGLSPERFASLAGSLDAIYHNGAWLNFVQSYHQLKPANVDGTCEILRLACLSRPKALHYVSTASVFYGAAYDGRLIDEAEPLDHPAGLDLGYIQSKWVAEQLVWAASRRGLPVSVYRPGWILGDSRTGHSSGEELFGRVVRGCVQLGLAPRLDYLWRGAPVDYVSRAIVTLATAHGAAGRAFHLGGSNTISWERLVEWIDAAGYPINLVPFDRWLSELLTSDDNPLLPLLPFLADRASGGPATRPERYAQRTLAHLDDSATLAALPATVPACPPLERELLHRYLDSYAVRRALRT from the coding sequence ATGACGCGTACCCCTCAGGCTCCGGGAACACCGAGCACGAGCGACGCGCCCACACGGCTAGCCAGCTCACCCGCCAGCACCCAGTGCGAGAGTCTGGTTGATCTGCTGCGGCTCCGCGCGTGCGAGTCTCCCGACAACCTGGGCTACAGCTTCCTCGGATCCGACGAAGCCCCACGACGGCAGCTAACCTACCGGGAGCTTGACCGACAGGCACGGGCGATTGGGGCGCACCTGAGCGGCATGGCGGCCCCGGGCGAGCGCGTGCTGCTGCTGCTTCCGCACGAGCCAGAGTATATCGCGGCGTTCTTCGGCTGCCTCTACGCTGATCTCATCGCGGTGCCGGCTTTCCCACCCTCGGCTCGGCGGGTAGATAAGCGCATCACCGCCATCATTGAGGACGCTGACGCCTCGGTGGTTCTGGTTACTGAGCGCACGTTCGCCCTGCTTGCCGACAACCACGTACGGTATCCCGGGCTGGGGGGTCGCCGTTGGATTGCGATTGAGCGCCTGTTGGACGACGTGGACTGGGCGCCGTCTCCGACAAGAAGATCATCAGTAGCGTACCTCCAGTACACCTCCGGCTCCACGAGCGTGCCGCGCGGAGTCATGATTTCTCATGCAAACGTCCTGCACAACCTGGAAACAATTCGGCAGGGCATAGACGGTCGGCCGCAGACACACGCCGTCTCGTGGGCACCGCTGTTTCACGATCTGGGCCTGGTCGGCGGGATGCTGATGCCGCTCTACCACGGTGTCCCAGTGACTACGATGTCGCCGATGCACTTCCTGGAAGACCCGGTCCGTTGGCTCCGGGTGATCTCAGCGGTACAGGCGAGCGCCAGCCCCGGCCCGAACTTTGCCTACGACCTGTGTGTGCAGCGCACCACGCCCGACGAGCGAGCGCGCCTTGATCTGCGGTCTTGGAATTTCGCGAGCGTTGCGGCCGAGCCGATCCGGCCAGCCACGCTCGAACGGTTCGCGGAAGCATTCTCCGTGGCTGGATTCCGGCCAGAAGCGTTCTGGCCGGCGTACGGGCTCGCCGAATCGACCCTGGCGGTCACAGCTGGTGTACTGCCAGGCCAGAAGCTGGCGCGGCCGTTCGACCGGACGGCCCTGGAACGGTCGGCGGGGATACCGGCGACACTGGGCGACGTCGACGCAGTCAGGATGCTGGCGACCAGTGGGCGCTGGGGACGGGACACCGAGGTCGTCATTGTCGATCCTGAGCGCGGCGTCCGTCTGCCGCCGGGCCGGATTGGCGAGATCTGGTGCATGAGCGAGAGTGTCGGCCAAGGCTACTGGAATCGCCCTGCCGACAGTGCATCGCTCTTTCAGGCACGGCTTGCGGACTCCGGCGACGGCCCGTTCCTCCGGACCGGCGATCTTGGATTTGTGCACGATGGCGAACTGTTCATCACCGGGCGTCTGAAAGACCTGATCATCATTCGAGGACGAAACCACCATCCTCACGACTTCGAGCACTCGGCTGAGAGCAGCCATCCGGAGCTCAGGCGGACCCATGTTGCCGCCTTCGGATTGGAGCAAGACGGCGCGGAGCAGGTGGTGATCATTGCGGAGGTCCGGCGACGCTCCTGGCCGGAGCCAGAAGCGCTGGCCCAGATCTCGGAAGCGATCCGAGCCGCGCTGGCCGCCGATCACCAGGTCGAGCCGACGACGATTGCCCTTGTCGGACCCGGCAGCCTGCCCAAGACCTCGAGCGGCAAGCTCCAGCGCAGCTTGATCCGCGAGACGTGGCGGGCAGGCGGATTCAGTCCGCTCTACCTCTGGCAGCGCCCCGGCTCGCACGCTGCTGTCACTTCACCGGCCCTTGCCACTGCTGCTCAGGGCCTGGTCATAGGTGCTGACGGGCGGACCGACGATCTGCTGATGGCGCTGCTGGACTGCGTCGGGCGAATCGTGGGCTCAACCGTGCGGCGCTTCTCGGGAGATGATCGGCTGTTCGACTTGGGCCTGGACTCGTTGGGGCTGATCCATCTGAAACTGGAGATAGAGCGGAAGCTAGGTCGGTGGTTGCAGTTCGCGCAGTTGGAAGATAACCCGACCCTCCGAGACCTGGCCGCGCGGCTGAGCGTACCCTTAGACGCTACCGCGCAGACCGTGGACCTCCGGGCCGAGGCCGTGCTCGATGCCGAGATCCGTCCGGCGGCGGGTCAGGCGCTGACGACCGCGGCGCTCCGGGAGATCCTCCTGACCGGCGCGACGGGCTTCCTGGGCGCCTACCTGCTGCGCGAGCTCCTGGATCAGACCACAGCCGAGGTCTTCTGCCTGGTTCGCGCTCCGGACGAGACCTCCGCCCGGCAGCGGCTACAGCACGCGATGACACGGCACGGACTGTGGGACGAGCGGGATGCGGCCAGAATCCGGCCGCTGCCCGGCGATCTGGGCCGGCCGCTCCTGGGCCTCAGTCCCGAGCGATTTGCGTCGCTTGCCGGCAGCCTCGACGCGATTTACCACAACGGCGCCTGGCTGAACTTCGTCCAATCCTACCACCAGCTCAAGCCGGCGAACGTGGACGGCACCTGCGAGATCCTGCGGCTGGCCTGTCTCAGCCGTCCGAAGGCCCTGCATTACGTCTCGACGGCCTCTGTTTTCTACGGGGCCGCCTACGACGGCCGGCTCATCGACGAAGCAGAGCCGCTCGATCATCCGGCCGGGTTAGATCTTGGGTACATTCAGAGCAAATGGGTCGCCGAGCAACTTGTGTGGGCTGCGTCTCGGCGTGGACTTCCCGTCAGCGTCTACCGACCAGGCTGGATTCTCGGTGACAGCCGCACCGGCCATTCGAGCGGCGAGGAGTTGTTTGGGCGTGTGGTGCGGGGTTGCGTGCAGCTGGGCCTGGCGCCGCGCCTGGACTATCTCTGGCGTGGCGCACCAGTGGACTATGTCAGCCGGGCGATTGTGACGCTGGCAACGGCTCACGGGGCGGCTGGCCGGGCATTCCATCTCGGCGGATCGAACACCATCTCGTGGGAGCGGCTTGTGGAGTGGATCGACGCGGCCGGCTACCCGATCAATTTGGTCCCGTTCGACCGCTGGCTGTCAGAGCTTTTGACCAGCGACGACAACCCGTTGTTGCCGCTGTTGCCGTTCCTTGCAGATCGCGCATCGGGCGGACCGGCGACGCGGCCGGAGCGCTACGCTCAACGCACGCTCGCGCACCTCGACGATAGCGCCACGCTGGCCGCGCTCCCGGCCACGGTTCCGGCCTGCCCGCCGCTCGAGAGAGAACTGTTGCACCGCTACCTGGACAGCTACGCTGTGCGCCGCGCCCTGCGCACCTGA
- a CDS encoding aminotransferase class I/II-fold pyridoxal phosphate-dependent enzyme: MQAVILAAGLGKRLGATTRHSTKCMVELNGRRLVEYALDALIRANVERIVIVVGHGADEVRAFLGSEQAGIPVHYVTNPVYAETNNIYSLLLAREYLEQDDTLLLESDVIFEPEILLACASHPAKNVAVVAAYEPWMDGTVTVLDDDLRITRFVSKREFRRAEAASYFKTVNLYKLSRELSRSRLMPFLAAYVGMEGRGHYYEEVLRALVYMGDDNLVALPVGERRWYEIDDQQDLDIASVLFAPAEERFERLQKRYGGYWRFPRLKDFTYLVHPYFPSDGLREALSDAAPQLATMYPSGLAVQRSLAAGLFRCQPDQILVGNGAAELISAMLADISGPVIVPTPTFEEYGHYPEAVPMGPAALEPDTFRHDLDNLAQASRDQSAAALVLVNPNNPTGQTFRRDDILVLLETLRTQGTRLILDESFIDFVDGCQGRSLLDPETLARFPNLIVIRSLGKSHGIAGLRLGVLASGDAVLLQRIAGRLPIWNINALAEWFMQMVGRYECEYRAACHRLIENRAQLTRDLACLPGLRAIESGGNFVLCEVRPPWTAATLGQRLLTEHWLLVKDCTGKAGLGQGQYIRVAVKSEEENAALIQALQGLMS; the protein is encoded by the coding sequence ATGCAGGCGGTGATTCTGGCTGCCGGTCTGGGGAAGCGCCTCGGCGCTACCACCCGCCATTCGACCAAGTGCATGGTCGAGCTCAATGGCCGGCGGCTGGTGGAGTACGCGCTCGACGCCCTGATACGGGCGAACGTCGAACGGATCGTCATCGTCGTGGGCCATGGGGCCGACGAGGTCCGAGCCTTTCTCGGCAGCGAGCAGGCCGGCATCCCGGTCCACTACGTCACCAACCCGGTCTACGCCGAGACGAACAACATCTACTCGCTCTTGCTCGCACGCGAGTACCTGGAACAGGACGACACGCTGCTCCTGGAGAGCGACGTCATCTTCGAGCCAGAGATTTTGCTGGCGTGCGCCTCCCACCCTGCGAAAAATGTGGCGGTGGTCGCCGCATACGAGCCGTGGATGGACGGGACGGTCACAGTCCTCGACGACGACCTGCGGATAACCCGCTTTGTTTCGAAGCGGGAGTTTCGGCGGGCTGAGGCGGCCAGCTACTTCAAGACGGTCAATCTGTACAAGTTGAGCCGCGAACTCTCCAGGAGTCGGCTCATGCCGTTCCTGGCGGCGTACGTCGGCATGGAGGGGCGCGGGCACTACTACGAGGAAGTGCTGCGGGCGCTCGTCTACATGGGCGACGACAACCTCGTCGCGTTGCCAGTCGGTGAGCGGCGCTGGTACGAGATCGATGACCAGCAGGATCTTGACATAGCCAGTGTCCTGTTCGCGCCCGCCGAGGAGCGATTCGAGCGGCTCCAGAAACGGTACGGCGGCTACTGGCGCTTCCCACGGTTGAAGGACTTCACGTACCTCGTACACCCGTATTTTCCATCTGACGGCCTCCGCGAGGCGCTCTCCGACGCCGCCCCACAGCTGGCGACGATGTACCCGTCTGGCCTGGCGGTCCAGCGTTCGCTGGCGGCTGGGTTGTTTCGCTGCCAGCCGGACCAGATTCTGGTGGGGAATGGGGCCGCCGAATTGATCTCAGCCATGCTCGCCGACATCTCAGGCCCGGTCATCGTGCCGACGCCGACCTTCGAGGAGTACGGGCACTATCCCGAAGCGGTGCCGATGGGGCCGGCGGCGCTCGAACCGGACACATTCAGGCACGACCTGGACAATCTGGCGCAGGCGTCCCGAGACCAGTCGGCGGCAGCGCTGGTGTTGGTCAACCCGAACAACCCAACCGGCCAGACCTTCAGGCGCGACGACATTCTGGTGCTCCTGGAAACGTTGCGCACGCAAGGCACTCGGCTGATCCTCGACGAGTCGTTCATCGATTTCGTGGATGGCTGCCAGGGGCGCTCCTTGCTGGATCCCGAGACGCTGGCCCGCTTCCCGAATCTGATCGTGATTCGCAGCCTTGGCAAGTCGCATGGCATCGCCGGGCTCCGCCTGGGCGTGCTGGCGTCCGGGGACGCCGTTCTCCTCCAACGCATCGCCGGCCGCCTGCCAATCTGGAATATCAACGCCCTGGCCGAGTGGTTCATGCAGATGGTCGGACGGTACGAGTGCGAGTACCGCGCCGCTTGCCATCGGCTCATTGAGAACCGCGCTCAGCTCACGAGAGACCTGGCCTGCCTGCCAGGCCTCCGGGCAATTGAATCGGGCGGCAACTTCGTGCTCTGCGAGGTCCGCCCGCCCTGGACCGCTGCCACCCTGGGCCAGCGACTGCTGACAGAGCACTGGCTGCTCGTCAAGGACTGCACCGGCAAGGCCGGCCTCGGCCAGGGGCAGTACATCCGCGTGGCCGTCAAGAGTGAAGAGGAGAATGCTGCGTTGATTCAGGCGCTCCAAGGGCTGATGTCATGA